A genomic window from Anthocerotibacter panamensis C109 includes:
- the cas5d gene encoding type I-D CRISPR-associated protein Cas5/Csc1, whose translation MVCIRRCQIELHDNLYYATREIGRLYETEPVLHNYALCYALGLVDSDAHGTQVSEEHGYRYFCPEQVPRYQEHLTPFNTQELYITPARALSHAAVLHTWKYANNNYHVEMEKTQKNIPSFGRAKEIAPESLFEFFVISQKPLALPRWIRLGKWMSKAEVKVINSQEVKKSATEQDFTFPYPLNPLDVMFTHQVFSYDVINMPPVSLIAHARIRGYYYHFADLKIPAQMQYRFQAD comes from the coding sequence ATGGTCTGTATTCGACGTTGTCAAATTGAACTCCACGACAATCTTTACTATGCCACACGTGAAATTGGCCGCCTTTATGAGACCGAGCCTGTTTTACACAATTACGCACTGTGCTATGCGTTGGGGTTAGTAGACAGTGATGCCCATGGCACCCAGGTATCCGAAGAGCACGGCTACCGCTATTTCTGCCCCGAACAAGTCCCCCGCTACCAGGAACACCTAACACCCTTTAATACGCAGGAGCTTTACATCACCCCAGCCCGTGCGCTTTCCCATGCCGCCGTCCTCCACACCTGGAAGTACGCCAATAACAACTACCATGTCGAGATGGAGAAGACCCAAAAGAACATTCCTAGCTTTGGGCGGGCCAAGGAAATCGCCCCTGAGAGCCTTTTTGAATTCTTTGTGATCTCTCAAAAACCCTTAGCTTTACCCCGCTGGATTCGTTTGGGTAAATGGATGAGTAAGGCCGAGGTGAAGGTAATTAATTCCCAGGAAGTGAAAAAGAGTGCTACTGAGCAGGACTTTACCTTCCCTTACCCGCTCAACCCTTTAGATGTGATGTTTACCCATCAGGTCTTCAGCTATGACGTAATCAACATGCCTCCAGTTAGTCTAATTGCCCACGCCCGAATCCGAGGGTATTACTACCACTTCGCAGACCTAAAGATTCCCGCGCAGATGCAGTACCGTTTTCAGGCTGATTGA